From the genome of Bosea sp. Tri-49, one region includes:
- a CDS encoding class I SAM-dependent methyltransferase: MTDEISREALHDILRGVAALTGDAIVSDLARLVGKGVRADISIAFNPKQIASKRWLVETLAEVLPKPDGPVWVLGAWHGVLGAMLLADERLAIPQVVSLDIDPDCAPVAEMLNHRHVASGRFRAMTADMMSLDFERAEGGRPGLVINTSCEHLDDVPGWITGLPAGLPLLLQSNDYFRESDHRSCVPSLDAFKAQAGLSELWFAGALPTKNYTRFMLIGRR; this comes from the coding sequence ATGACCGACGAGATTTCCCGCGAGGCGCTGCACGACATCCTGCGCGGCGTCGCGGCGCTGACCGGCGACGCGATCGTAAGCGATCTCGCCCGGCTGGTCGGCAAGGGCGTGCGCGCCGATATCTCGATCGCCTTCAATCCCAAGCAGATCGCCTCCAAACGCTGGCTGGTTGAGACGCTCGCCGAGGTCCTGCCGAAGCCGGACGGGCCGGTCTGGGTGCTCGGTGCCTGGCATGGTGTGCTCGGCGCCATGCTCTTGGCCGATGAGCGACTGGCGATCCCGCAAGTCGTGAGCCTCGACATCGATCCGGACTGCGCGCCAGTGGCCGAGATGTTGAACCATCGCCATGTCGCGTCCGGACGCTTCCGGGCGATGACGGCCGACATGATGAGCCTTGACTTCGAACGGGCCGAAGGCGGGCGGCCGGGGCTGGTGATCAATACCAGCTGCGAGCATCTCGACGATGTCCCAGGCTGGATCACTGGCCTTCCCGCCGGGCTGCCGCTGCTGCTGCAATCGAATGATTATTTTCGCGAGTCCGACCACCGCAGCTGCGTTCCTTCGCTCGACGCCTTCAAGGCGCAGGCCGGGCTTTCGGAACTGTGGTTCGCCGGTGCGCTGCCGACCAAGAATTACACCCGCTTCATGCTGATCGGCCGCAGATGA
- a CDS encoding glycosyltransferase family 4 protein, translated as MSSEEPAGPAVAIAMKGYPRLSETFIAQELIGLQRLGLSFAIWSLRHPTDGARHLMHREITAPLHYLPEYLHDDWPRVLRGIGRAFRRPSILRLLGVFMYDLARDRTRNRLRRFGQACAMARELPAGTRHLHVHYLHTPASVIRYAALSRGLSWSFSAHAKDIWTTPDWEKREKIADARWGVTCTRDGYAELKRLADGPDKVALLYHGLDLSRFPVPPEARPQRDGSDSADPLCFITIGRAVAKKGFDDLLAALAILPADLNWRLVHIGGGEMLAALKAQAETLSIASRIEWRGAQAQDAVIAALREADLFVLPSKQAENGDRDGLPNVVMEAASQALPIVATDFAGIPEFVQHGREGLLLRPGDVSALAKALDGLSRDPQWRAKLGAAALARLGTEFSAQAGLERVYRALMVAVAGKGDAAP; from the coding sequence ATGAGCAGCGAGGAGCCCGCCGGGCCGGCGGTCGCGATCGCGATGAAGGGTTATCCGCGCCTGTCGGAGACCTTCATCGCCCAGGAACTGATCGGCCTGCAGCGGCTCGGCCTGTCCTTCGCGATCTGGTCGCTGCGTCACCCCACAGATGGCGCGCGGCACTTGATGCACCGCGAGATCACAGCGCCGCTGCACTATCTGCCGGAATATCTGCATGACGACTGGCCGCGCGTGCTGCGCGGCATCGGACGCGCCTTCCGGCGCCCGAGCATCCTGCGGCTACTCGGCGTCTTCATGTACGATCTCGCCCGCGACCGCACACGCAACCGCCTGCGCCGCTTCGGCCAGGCCTGCGCGATGGCCCGCGAACTGCCGGCGGGAACTCGCCATCTCCATGTCCATTATCTGCACACGCCGGCCTCGGTGATCCGCTATGCGGCACTGAGCCGGGGCCTCTCCTGGTCGTTCTCCGCCCATGCCAAGGACATCTGGACGACGCCCGACTGGGAGAAGCGCGAGAAGATCGCCGATGCGCGCTGGGGCGTGACCTGTACTCGCGACGGCTATGCCGAGCTGAAACGTCTCGCTGACGGGCCGGACAAGGTCGCGCTGCTCTATCACGGGCTCGATCTCTCGCGCTTCCCTGTACCGCCTGAAGCACGACCACAGCGCGATGGTTCCGACTCGGCCGATCCGCTGTGCTTCATCACGATCGGGCGGGCGGTGGCGAAGAAGGGCTTTGATGACCTGCTCGCGGCGCTTGCGATCCTGCCCGCTGATCTGAACTGGCGGCTCGTCCATATTGGCGGCGGCGAGATGCTTGCGGCACTGAAAGCGCAGGCCGAGACGCTCAGCATCGCGTCGCGGATCGAATGGCGCGGGGCGCAGGCGCAGGACGCGGTGATCGCCGCGCTACGCGAGGCCGATCTTTTCGTGCTGCCATCGAAGCAGGCGGAGAACGGTGACCGCGACGGCCTGCCGAATGTGGTGATGGAGGCGGCAAGCCAGGCTTTGCCGATCGTCGCGACCGATTTCGCCGGGATCCCGGAATTTGTGCAGCATGGGCGCGAGGGATTGCTGCTACGGCCGGGCGATGTCTCGGCCCTGGCCAAGGCGCTGGACGGCTTAAGCCGCGATCCGCAATGGCGCGCGAAGCTGGGAGCGGCGGCTCTCGCCCGGCTCGGGACCGAGTTCTCGGCGCAGGCCGGTCTGGAGCGGGTCTACCGGGCGTTGATGGTGGCGGTCGCTGGCAAGGGAGATGCCGCGCCATGA
- a CDS encoding glycosyltransferase family protein yields MSVRILIAVTHLLGIGHLVRARQLARALVGAGHAVTLASGGMPDGKAAAGCRFVQLPPVRTEGTDFRNLLDENGHAATPERLVARREQLAVLAQELSPDIVVTEHFPFGRRQLAGEFLALIAAARAANPRALVLSSIRDVLVAPQRPERLAEVAERLATQFDAVLVHGDPRVLPLEASWPVTPEIAGKLVYTGYLAEPLALPVAAAGSSGTILVSGGGSAAALPLFEAALVAARLLPARPFHLLVGHGVAEADFARLRQSAPANAHVERVRPDFPALLAGCALSISQAGYNTTLDLLQAGRPALLIPFDAGSETEQALRAAALERAGLARVVNLAEGPQALAAAVEATLVQGAVPPTMDVDLDGAAGTVAAIARLLASRS; encoded by the coding sequence ATGAGCGTGCGCATCCTGATTGCGGTTACGCATCTGTTGGGGATCGGCCATCTGGTGCGGGCGCGGCAGCTGGCGCGCGCTCTGGTCGGGGCCGGGCATGCGGTCACGCTCGCCAGCGGCGGCATGCCGGACGGCAAGGCTGCAGCGGGCTGTCGCTTCGTGCAATTGCCGCCGGTACGCACCGAAGGCACGGATTTCCGCAATCTGCTCGATGAGAACGGCCACGCCGCGACGCCGGAGCGACTTGTCGCGCGGCGGGAACAACTTGCAGTTCTGGCGCAGGAGCTTTCGCCCGACATCGTCGTGACCGAGCATTTCCCCTTTGGCCGGCGCCAGCTTGCGGGTGAGTTCCTGGCGCTGATCGCGGCGGCAAGGGCGGCTAATCCGCGCGCGCTCGTGCTGTCGTCGATCCGCGACGTGCTGGTCGCGCCGCAACGGCCGGAGCGGCTCGCCGAAGTAGCCGAGCGGCTCGCGACGCAGTTCGACGCGGTGCTCGTGCATGGTGACCCGCGCGTTCTGCCGCTCGAAGCCTCCTGGCCGGTGACGCCGGAGATCGCGGGCAAGCTGGTCTATACCGGCTATCTGGCGGAGCCTCTCGCCTTGCCGGTGGCGGCAGCAGGTTCGTCGGGAACAATCCTCGTCTCCGGCGGGGGCTCGGCGGCGGCGCTGCCACTTTTCGAGGCAGCGCTCGTGGCGGCGCGATTGCTGCCGGCACGCCCCTTTCATCTTTTGGTCGGCCACGGCGTAGCCGAGGCCGATTTCGCCAGGCTGCGACAATCGGCTCCGGCCAATGCCCATGTCGAGCGGGTCCGGCCGGATTTCCCCGCCCTGCTTGCCGGCTGCGCGCTCTCGATCAGCCAGGCCGGTTACAACACCACGCTCGATCTGCTGCAGGCCGGGCGGCCGGCGCTGCTCATCCCCTTCGATGCCGGCAGCGAGACCGAGCAGGCTCTGCGTGCCGCGGCACTGGAACGGGCCGGCCTGGCGCGCGTTGTGAACCTTGCCGAAGGACCACAGGCTCTGGCTGCTGCCGTCGAAGCGACACTGGTTCAAGGCGCTGTGCCGCCGACCATGGACGTCGATCTCGACGGCGCGGCGGGCACCGTCGCAGCGATCGCAAGACTGCTCGCAAGCCGCTCCTGA
- the cobS gene encoding cobaltochelatase subunit CobS — MTTTTASAPGMPDMKLSVRQVFGIDSDLEVPAYSKPEAHVPDFDADYRFDRDTTITILAGFAHNRRVMISGYHGTGKSTHIEQVAARLNWPCVRVNLDSHVSRLDLVGKDAIVLKEGKQITEFQDGILPWALQNNIALVFDEYDAGRPDVMFVIQRVLEQSGKLTLLDQKRVIRPHPAFRLFATANTVGLGDTSGLYHGTQQINQGQMDRWSIVTTLNYLPHDNEVAIVLAKSKHYQTSPEGKDIVNKMVRVADLTRNAFMNGDLSTVMSPRTVITWAENAAIFGDIGFAFRVTFLNKCDEMERTLVAEFFQRSFGKELPESAVNVVLS; from the coding sequence ATGACAACGACGACTGCCTCCGCCCCCGGAATGCCGGACATGAAGTTGTCCGTGCGTCAGGTCTTCGGGATCGACAGCGATCTGGAGGTGCCGGCCTATTCCAAGCCCGAGGCGCATGTCCCCGACTTCGACGCGGATTACCGTTTCGACCGCGACACCACGATCACGATCCTCGCCGGCTTCGCCCATAACCGCCGCGTGATGATCTCGGGCTATCACGGCACCGGCAAGTCGACCCATATCGAGCAGGTCGCGGCCCGGCTGAACTGGCCCTGCGTCCGCGTCAACCTCGACAGCCATGTCTCGCGCCTCGACCTCGTCGGCAAGGACGCGATCGTGCTGAAGGAAGGCAAGCAGATCACCGAGTTCCAGGACGGCATCCTGCCCTGGGCGCTGCAGAACAACATCGCGCTGGTCTTCGACGAGTACGATGCCGGCCGTCCGGACGTGATGTTCGTGATCCAGCGCGTGCTCGAGCAGTCCGGCAAGCTGACGCTGCTCGACCAGAAGCGCGTCATCCGCCCGCACCCCGCCTTCCGGCTGTTCGCCACCGCCAACACGGTCGGCCTCGGCGACACCTCGGGCCTCTATCATGGCACCCAGCAGATCAACCAGGGCCAGATGGACCGCTGGTCGATCGTCACCACGCTGAACTACCTGCCTCACGACAACGAGGTCGCGATCGTGCTCGCCAAGTCGAAGCACTATCAGACCTCGCCGGAAGGCAAGGACATCGTCAACAAGATGGTTCGCGTCGCCGACCTGACCCGCAACGCTTTCATGAACGGCGACCTGTCGACCGTGATGAGCCCGCGTACCGTGATCACCTGGGCCGAGAACGCGGCGATCTTCGGCGATATCGGCTTCGCCTTCCGCGTCACCTTCCTCAACAAGTGCGACGAGATGGAGCGCACGCTGGTGGCGGAGTTCTTCCAGCGTTCCTTCGGCAAGGAGTTGCCGGAGAGCGCGGTCAACGTCGTTCTGAGCTGA
- a CDS encoding GFA family protein — MARYEGSCHCGRVAYEVEADLAKTITCNCSYCQRRGSVLAFSPATNFTLTKGEDALTEYRFNSQKIQHLFCETCGMESFARANAPDGTLTIAINVRCLAGVEPTELASIQYDGRAR, encoded by the coding sequence ATGGCAAGGTACGAAGGAAGCTGTCACTGCGGGCGGGTCGCCTATGAGGTCGAGGCCGACCTTGCCAAGACGATCACCTGCAACTGCTCTTATTGCCAGCGCCGCGGTTCGGTGCTGGCCTTCAGCCCGGCGACGAACTTCACTCTGACCAAGGGCGAGGATGCGCTGACCGAGTACCGCTTCAACTCGCAGAAGATCCAGCATCTGTTCTGCGAGACTTGCGGCATGGAATCCTTCGCGCGCGCCAACGCGCCGGACGGCACGCTGACCATCGCGATCAATGTACGGTGCCTGGCAGGCGTCGAGCCGACCGAGCTGGCGTCGATCCAGTACGACGGACGGGCGCGGTAG
- a CDS encoding GNAT family N-acetyltransferase, whose product MPSASRKPAKPKASAATRAAGEPAAIRVERAVGPARRAILKGLRDYNRSKLGTVSAKDVAITLREGGEIVGGIVGQLWCGWLFIQLFWIDEAFRGAERGAELIGRLEDEARAFGATQAYVDTFSFQAPGFYQKQGYRVFGELENFPLGHSRFWLTKTL is encoded by the coding sequence GTGCCGAGTGCCAGCCGCAAGCCAGCCAAGCCTAAAGCGAGCGCTGCGACACGGGCGGCCGGCGAGCCGGCTGCGATCCGGGTCGAGCGCGCGGTCGGGCCGGCACGGCGCGCGATCCTGAAGGGCTTGCGCGACTATAATCGCTCGAAGCTCGGTACCGTCTCCGCGAAGGACGTCGCGATCACATTGCGCGAGGGCGGCGAGATCGTCGGCGGCATTGTCGGGCAACTCTGGTGCGGCTGGCTCTTCATTCAGCTTTTCTGGATCGACGAGGCTTTCCGCGGCGCCGAGCGCGGGGCGGAGCTGATCGGCAGGCTGGAGGACGAGGCGCGGGCCTTCGGTGCGACGCAGGCCTATGTCGACACGTTCAGCTTCCAGGCGCCGGGCTTCTACCAGAAGCAGGGCTATCGTGTTTTCGGAGAGCTGGAGAATTTCCCCCTCGGGCATTCGCGGTTCTGGTTGACGAAGACGCTATGA